In Vibrio syngnathi, the following proteins share a genomic window:
- a CDS encoding FecCD family ABC transporter permease — protein MSSMLLSRGKRRSLIVSWLTVLVSWRVTLFTALVSCFAMSGYVASMLGWSNFSLTLSDLVHYWFAFDESNMTHQILATLRAPRAHAGLLIGASLAVAGLLMQGLTRNPLASPSILGINAGAACFMALAAIGIPVVSDLNPILNAVLGALLGGGAVMLLGGFFSERSHPLRLVLAGIAITALLIGLTRAALILADDMAYSVLHWLTGSLSSVDEGQWQQLWPPAVIGLVLAVSLARNLNLLALGEEVAVGLGSNIRLTRLMSGLAIVLLAGASVAIAGPIGFVGLLVPHLVRPMVGHNYHLLIPISAMAGAALVSWSDALSRAIAFPTETPVGVITALLGTPCFILIATRRS, from the coding sequence ATGAGTTCGATGTTGCTCTCTAGAGGTAAGCGACGTTCTCTTATCGTGTCGTGGCTTACGGTATTAGTGTCGTGGCGAGTCACGTTATTTACGGCTTTAGTGTCGTGTTTTGCGATGTCTGGTTACGTGGCCTCTATGCTAGGTTGGTCGAATTTCTCCCTGACATTGAGTGACTTAGTTCACTATTGGTTTGCGTTTGATGAGAGCAATATGACTCATCAAATATTGGCGACACTAAGAGCTCCAAGGGCTCACGCTGGGTTATTGATTGGTGCAAGCTTAGCGGTTGCAGGGCTATTGATGCAGGGATTAACACGTAACCCACTTGCGTCTCCATCAATCCTAGGTATTAACGCTGGCGCAGCCTGTTTTATGGCTTTAGCTGCGATAGGCATACCTGTGGTGAGTGATTTAAACCCGATCCTTAATGCCGTTCTTGGTGCATTGCTAGGCGGTGGTGCTGTGATGCTCCTCGGTGGCTTTTTCTCCGAACGTTCTCATCCGTTACGTTTGGTTTTAGCGGGTATCGCCATTACTGCTTTATTGATTGGGTTAACTCGAGCAGCGTTGATTCTAGCTGATGATATGGCTTATAGCGTGCTGCATTGGCTTACCGGCTCATTGTCTAGCGTGGATGAGGGACAGTGGCAACAGCTTTGGCCGCCAGCAGTGATTGGTTTGGTGTTGGCTGTTAGCCTTGCTCGTAACCTCAACTTACTGGCGCTTGGTGAAGAAGTGGCTGTGGGGTTGGGCAGTAATATCCGGCTTACTCGCCTCATGAGTGGATTGGCTATCGTGTTGCTTGCGGGTGCCAGTGTCGCTATCGCTGGTCCCATAGGTTTTGTTGGATTGTTGGTTCCTCATTTGGTTCGGCCCATGGTTGGGCACAATTACCATCTACTGATTCCTATCTCTGCAATGGCAGGCGCAGCATTAGTGTCTTGGTCAGATGCGTTGTCACGAGCGATTGCTTTCCCGACTGAAACGCCCGTTGGTGTTATTACAGCCCTACTTGGGACACCTTGTTTTATTTTGATTGCGACGAGGAGATCTTAA
- a CDS encoding Fe(3+) dicitrate ABC transporter substrate-binding protein: MENSSRLLFSNQWLLPNGLLSFKRHFLFSRIAITLALLALSLFSFSSSAKTRIIQDEQGQFEIATTPQRVVVLEFSFVDALAAVGVSPVGVADDNDTSRVIPAVRELVQPWESVGMRSQPSLEAIAVLKPDLIIADAERHRTVYQDLQRIAPTLMLKSRGETYQENLESALKVGIALDKQSAMEQRIHQHQQAMVEFKSHFSLKQTVQFAVVSEKGMWLHSPASYAGGVLTTLGIASPIVDPTDKAYLPTSFELLLKTNPDWLLLGAYSDPNIVDDWQKNPLFNVLTSAKNQQVVEVSPALWSLNRGMLAAEQMAKNLEQILDRS; encoded by the coding sequence ATGGAAAACAGCTCTCGACTTTTATTTTCGAATCAATGGCTGCTGCCGAACGGACTGCTGTCATTCAAAAGGCATTTTTTATTCAGCAGGATAGCGATAACCTTAGCTTTGTTGGCTTTAAGCTTGTTCTCATTCTCCAGTTCAGCAAAAACGAGGATCATTCAAGATGAGCAAGGTCAGTTTGAGATAGCGACTACCCCGCAACGCGTTGTGGTGTTGGAGTTCTCATTTGTCGATGCGTTAGCTGCGGTAGGCGTGTCTCCGGTTGGTGTTGCCGATGACAATGATACTTCGCGAGTGATTCCGGCGGTGCGTGAATTAGTGCAACCATGGGAATCGGTTGGGATGCGTTCGCAGCCTAGTCTAGAAGCCATTGCGGTATTAAAGCCCGACCTGATCATTGCCGATGCAGAGCGTCATCGTACGGTTTATCAAGATCTACAGCGAATCGCACCAACTCTGATGCTCAAAAGCCGTGGAGAGACTTATCAAGAGAACTTGGAATCTGCGCTTAAGGTCGGTATCGCCCTCGATAAGCAATCGGCAATGGAACAAAGAATTCACCAACATCAACAAGCCATGGTGGAATTTAAAAGTCATTTCTCGCTTAAACAAACTGTCCAATTTGCTGTTGTGTCGGAAAAAGGAATGTGGCTACATAGCCCTGCTTCGTATGCAGGAGGTGTACTCACCACATTAGGTATTGCTAGCCCAATAGTGGATCCGACAGACAAGGCGTACTTACCAACCAGCTTTGAGTTGTTGTTGAAAACAAATCCTGACTGGTTGCTCCTTGGTGCTTACTCAGATCCAAATATCGTTGATGATTGGCAGAAAAACCCACTGTTTAATGTATTAACATCCGCGAAGAATCAACAAGTGGTAGAAGTGTCACCAGCACTATGGTCATTGAATCGAGGCATGTTGGCCGCAGAACAAATGGCGAAAAATCTAGAGCAGATCTTGGATCGTTCATGA
- a CDS encoding TonB-dependent receptor family protein, which translates to MPYQNLDGKPRAQHKLRLSALATAIAAVTSMSAFAASDPQTTTMETVVVTGSLIGDSELEDVKEYPGARTVLTNEQIKKTGALSIDSAFQSVPGIKVQDETGTGALPNISVRGLKASRSGHAQFLMDGVPLTLAPYGHTGQSIFPATLSMLDRIDIVRGGAAVQYGPNNVGGVINLVTKPIPHEWQTEISNRFTVFEDGDTPLNDFYLRTGGWLTDTLALQVEGNFLKGESFREHSDTDVKNFQAKLQWLLSDTQELQAFVQRYDADTQMPGALSPKDYQKDRTQSKRPYDEYKGTSTRWSLKYLHDLNIADGAELEVLTFGHHSERFFQWGFNSAGGHWADPALPSTDIRTSPREFAVYGVEPKLAMYFDGNTVTQNLIVGARYVNEDIDYKLTQTPIAGGVTKVPRDWNLNTDAFAGYISNEVGLFNDVLKVTPGIRYESIDMTFNDLGKVQSTDNKVTEWLPGLSVAYHLTEQWVGYTNAQKSLRAPQIAYIRGKGEEGSELAWNYELGARYNQDSTSFNVALYRIDFEDQLQWQSGTQTFDNIGKTLHQGIELSGRYVPQAMQALSLGAGYNYLDATIEAEGANKGKQLPYTSEHQLSWDATYAFSRVDTTLSGYYFSESYSDNANTSVEDATGAKGKVPAYMVWNLNLGSDLYKDENSKLRMNVAVNNLFAEDYYFRGIDTSPVGRYPAPGRSYTLDLNYQF; encoded by the coding sequence ATGCCTTACCAGAATTTGGATGGTAAACCCCGCGCACAACATAAGCTTCGCTTGAGCGCACTTGCAACAGCCATTGCGGCAGTGACTTCCATGAGTGCATTCGCTGCGTCTGATCCGCAAACGACAACCATGGAAACGGTTGTCGTGACGGGTAGCTTGATCGGTGACTCAGAACTAGAGGATGTGAAAGAGTATCCGGGAGCGCGTACCGTTCTAACTAACGAACAAATTAAAAAGACTGGCGCACTCTCGATTGATTCAGCATTTCAAAGTGTACCGGGTATTAAGGTTCAAGACGAAACCGGTACGGGTGCCCTACCTAACATATCGGTGCGTGGCTTGAAGGCGAGCCGCAGTGGTCACGCTCAATTCCTGATGGATGGCGTACCACTGACTCTTGCGCCTTATGGTCATACCGGACAATCGATTTTCCCGGCAACGCTATCGATGCTTGATCGAATTGATATCGTACGTGGTGGCGCTGCTGTGCAGTATGGGCCAAACAACGTCGGTGGTGTGATCAACTTGGTGACTAAGCCTATTCCACACGAGTGGCAAACGGAGATCAGTAATCGCTTTACTGTATTCGAGGATGGCGATACACCACTGAATGACTTTTACCTACGCACGGGTGGCTGGTTAACCGATACGCTTGCGCTTCAAGTGGAAGGTAACTTCCTAAAAGGTGAAAGCTTCCGTGAGCACTCGGATACGGATGTAAAAAACTTCCAAGCGAAGTTGCAATGGTTACTCAGCGATACCCAGGAGCTACAAGCATTTGTTCAGCGTTACGACGCCGATACCCAAATGCCGGGCGCTTTGTCGCCAAAAGATTACCAGAAAGATCGTACTCAATCGAAGCGACCATATGACGAATACAAAGGCACATCAACACGTTGGAGCCTGAAGTATTTGCATGATTTGAATATTGCGGATGGCGCAGAGTTAGAGGTTCTGACATTCGGTCACCACTCTGAGCGTTTCTTCCAATGGGGCTTTAATAGCGCAGGCGGTCACTGGGCGGATCCGGCATTACCATCAACAGATATTCGCACTTCACCACGTGAATTCGCTGTTTATGGTGTGGAACCTAAGTTAGCGATGTACTTTGACGGTAATACGGTGACGCAAAACTTGATCGTGGGTGCTCGCTATGTAAATGAAGATATCGATTACAAGCTAACGCAAACGCCAATTGCTGGCGGAGTAACAAAAGTGCCACGTGACTGGAACTTGAATACCGATGCTTTCGCAGGTTACATCAGCAATGAAGTTGGCCTGTTTAACGACGTGCTAAAGGTTACTCCGGGTATTCGTTACGAATCGATTGATATGACCTTTAATGATTTAGGTAAAGTACAGAGTACAGACAACAAAGTGACCGAGTGGTTACCGGGCTTAAGCGTGGCATACCATTTAACTGAGCAATGGGTTGGGTACACCAATGCGCAGAAATCTTTGCGCGCACCACAAATCGCTTACATCCGAGGCAAGGGTGAAGAGGGCAGTGAGCTCGCATGGAACTACGAGTTGGGTGCTCGTTACAATCAAGATTCAACTAGCTTTAATGTCGCGCTCTACCGCATTGATTTTGAAGACCAACTCCAATGGCAAAGCGGAACACAGACCTTTGATAATATTGGTAAAACGCTTCATCAAGGTATTGAGCTTTCAGGTCGTTATGTTCCGCAGGCTATGCAAGCTCTGAGTTTAGGTGCGGGTTATAACTATTTGGATGCGACGATAGAGGCAGAGGGTGCAAACAAAGGTAAGCAACTTCCTTACACATCGGAGCATCAACTTAGCTGGGATGCGACATACGCCTTTAGCAGGGTAGATACGACCTTATCTGGTTACTATTTCAGTGAGTCTTATTCTGACAATGCCAATACCAGTGTTGAAGATGCAACGGGTGCGAAAGGCAAAGTACCTGCTTACATGGTATGGAACTTAAACCTAGGTTCAGACTTGTATAAGGATGAAAACAGTAAGTTACGTATGAATGTCGCAGTGAACAATTTGTTTGCTGAGGACTACTACTTCCGCGGTATTGATACCAGTCCGGTTGGCCGCTATCCAGCGCCAGGGCGTTCATACACTTTGGATCTGAACTATCAGTTCTAA
- a CDS encoding TonB-dependent receptor: MNVRLAFSPRALAIGGALTAVATVSNVMASEEVTVDETLQVIGHQYEGYAEHMPQSGTKTDVEWLDVPQAVSVVTKTEMEDRGAVRLVDALDGVAGVNNTLGEGSRDQFVIRGFDALNDMYRDGMRDDGTLQSYRSLSNVERVEVVKGPAGALYGRGSAGGIINLVTKRANGDSFTNVNGSVGSNSQFVGQVDSSMAFSDKVNGRINLEHRQADSYVNHVDSNDFFIAPTIRVLPAEGHTVDLDVEYAHQELVPYRGVPSKNGKPVDVSESSFYGGTNDYQESDSLRVGINYEWRLNSEWVWTNRAAYNHIELEQKGTRQGTVAGDKVSQTVNNFGYDPRTTTTMQSELVWETDSNQMMIGADYNQINIDLTLASDKTLPPKHIYNPVVGATPDPGFKPFRDNTTTTTGVYIQDVYTFGDLSVIGNVRYDSMELEQQKAGKAQEKLDDNKVSYRGGLVYRINNDMSVYASLARSWQLPYSGIYINPKLAEFFHTDLKEVGAKAYLLDSALMLNAAIFQIDQEQPQTNINGDVINKIEARHQGIELEARGQITELWDISVGYSYLDAEDKDTGKKPNDVSDHLFSLWSTYQLYENWRLGGGVKYVGDRYAGNNEAVALGDYTTVDLMAAYTTGRHKVQANAYNVLGEKYILGATSGKSGTNQIGYGAPAEFMLSYGYQF; the protein is encoded by the coding sequence ATGAACGTTAGATTGGCTTTCTCCCCCCGCGCCTTGGCAATTGGAGGTGCATTAACCGCAGTAGCTACCGTGTCGAATGTAATGGCTTCAGAAGAAGTAACGGTGGATGAAACCCTACAAGTTATTGGTCATCAGTACGAAGGTTATGCGGAACATATGCCGCAATCGGGTACTAAAACAGATGTCGAATGGCTAGATGTCCCGCAAGCCGTATCGGTGGTCACTAAAACTGAGATGGAAGACCGCGGTGCCGTCCGCTTAGTGGATGCGCTTGATGGTGTTGCTGGTGTTAATAACACCTTAGGTGAAGGCAGCCGAGACCAGTTTGTGATTCGTGGTTTTGATGCGCTGAATGACATGTACCGCGATGGTATGCGTGATGATGGAACATTACAGTCGTACCGAAGCCTATCTAATGTTGAGCGTGTCGAAGTGGTTAAAGGCCCTGCAGGCGCACTTTATGGTCGAGGCTCCGCGGGCGGTATCATCAACTTGGTCACTAAGCGTGCTAACGGTGACAGTTTTACCAATGTGAACGGTAGTGTTGGTAGTAACAGCCAATTTGTCGGGCAGGTGGATAGCTCAATGGCGTTTTCAGATAAGGTCAATGGACGTATTAACCTGGAACACCGACAGGCTGATTCGTATGTTAACCATGTCGATTCTAATGATTTCTTTATCGCACCAACCATTCGAGTGCTGCCAGCTGAAGGGCATACCGTTGATTTAGATGTCGAATACGCACACCAAGAACTGGTGCCATATCGTGGTGTCCCATCTAAAAATGGCAAACCTGTCGATGTCTCTGAGAGTTCTTTCTACGGTGGCACTAACGATTATCAAGAGTCCGATAGCCTGCGTGTTGGCATTAATTATGAGTGGCGCTTGAATAGCGAGTGGGTATGGACAAACCGAGCGGCATACAATCATATCGAACTTGAGCAAAAGGGCACGCGTCAAGGTACTGTGGCGGGAGATAAAGTTTCTCAAACCGTGAACAATTTCGGCTATGACCCTCGAACCACAACGACGATGCAATCCGAATTAGTGTGGGAAACCGATTCTAACCAAATGATGATTGGTGCGGATTATAACCAGATCAATATCGATTTAACGTTAGCAAGTGATAAAACCTTACCTCCAAAACACATCTATAACCCTGTTGTAGGAGCAACGCCTGATCCGGGTTTCAAGCCTTTCCGTGATAACACGACAACGACCACTGGCGTCTACATTCAAGACGTTTACACCTTTGGTGATCTATCGGTGATCGGTAACGTGCGTTACGACTCTATGGAACTTGAGCAGCAAAAAGCTGGGAAAGCCCAAGAGAAGCTAGATGATAACAAAGTGAGCTACCGTGGTGGCTTGGTCTACCGTATCAACAACGATATGTCGGTATACGCAAGCTTAGCTCGTTCGTGGCAACTGCCTTACTCCGGTATTTATATCAACCCTAAACTGGCTGAGTTCTTCCATACCGATCTAAAAGAAGTGGGTGCGAAAGCTTACTTACTCGATAGCGCTTTGATGCTCAATGCCGCTATTTTCCAAATTGATCAAGAACAACCACAAACCAATATTAATGGCGACGTTATCAATAAGATTGAAGCACGTCACCAAGGTATTGAACTGGAAGCTCGCGGTCAGATTACAGAACTATGGGATATCTCAGTTGGTTATAGCTACTTAGATGCAGAAGATAAAGATACAGGCAAAAAGCCTAATGATGTGTCTGATCACCTGTTCTCACTCTGGAGTACTTACCAATTATACGAAAACTGGCGTTTAGGCGGTGGTGTGAAATACGTAGGGGACCGCTACGCGGGGAATAATGAAGCCGTCGCATTAGGTGATTACACCACTGTTGATTTGATGGCTGCATACACCACGGGTCGTCACAAAGTTCAAGCGAACGCTTATAACGTACTTGGCGAGAAATACATTCTTGGGGCAACCAGTGGTAAGTCGGGCACGAATCAGATTGGCTACGGCGCACCAGCAGAATTCATGCTCAGCTACGGTTATCAGTTCTAA
- a CDS encoding acetate/propionate family kinase, translating to MSNSFVLVINSGSSSLKFAVINSVSGDAVLSGLGECFGLEDARMSWKYQGQKTEIAIQGEDNHHKIAIGKLVGLMEDLGFTADIVAIGHRIVHGGEKFTQTVRITEEVTSEIESLSDLAPLHNPAGAIGIRAAIEAFPSLPQFAVFDTAFHQTMPQRAFTGAIAKELYTDFGVRRYGFHGTSHYFVSREAAKMVNKPVEEASFISVHLGNGASVCAIKDGNSVDTSMGFTPLSGLMMGTRCGDLDPGIIEYLLKKGWSQEQVFNSLNKESGFLGVSGLTSDARGILEAMEEGHEGAKLAFEVFTYRVAKYVASYLATLDSLDGIIFTGGIGENSLPIRREILSNLKILGFVEDVAGNEAARFGAEGIIAKSEMLGAVAMVIPTNEEFVIAQQSVELL from the coding sequence ATGTCTAATTCGTTTGTTCTGGTTATTAACTCGGGTAGTTCATCCCTAAAATTTGCTGTCATTAATTCTGTTTCTGGTGACGCAGTATTAAGTGGCTTAGGGGAGTGTTTTGGTCTTGAGGATGCTCGCATGAGCTGGAAGTATCAAGGTCAGAAAACAGAAATTGCTATTCAAGGTGAGGATAACCACCACAAAATTGCCATTGGCAAATTGGTAGGCCTGATGGAAGATTTAGGCTTCACGGCAGATATTGTGGCTATCGGTCACCGTATCGTTCACGGTGGTGAGAAGTTCACTCAAACTGTTCGCATTACTGAAGAAGTAACAAGTGAGATTGAGAGCCTATCTGACCTAGCTCCACTTCATAACCCGGCAGGTGCTATCGGTATCCGTGCTGCGATTGAAGCTTTCCCTTCTCTACCTCAGTTCGCTGTATTTGATACGGCTTTCCACCAAACAATGCCGCAACGTGCGTTTACGGGTGCAATCGCAAAAGAACTATACACAGACTTTGGTGTTCGTCGTTACGGTTTCCACGGTACTAGCCATTACTTCGTTAGCCGTGAAGCTGCGAAAATGGTCAACAAGCCAGTTGAAGAAGCTAGCTTTATCTCTGTTCACCTAGGTAACGGCGCTTCTGTATGTGCTATCAAAGACGGTAACAGTGTTGATACTTCAATGGGTTTCACACCGCTTTCTGGCCTTATGATGGGCACACGTTGTGGTGACTTAGACCCAGGTATTATCGAATACCTACTTAAGAAAGGTTGGTCACAAGAGCAAGTCTTTAACTCTCTAAACAAGGAGTCTGGCTTCCTTGGCGTGTCTGGTCTTACGAGCGATGCTCGTGGCATCCTAGAAGCGATGGAAGAGGGCCACGAAGGCGCTAAGCTTGCTTTCGAGGTGTTTACTTACCGCGTAGCTAAATACGTTGCTTCTTACCTTGCAACGCTAGACTCTTTAGACGGCATCATTTTCACTGGTGGTATCGGCGAGAACTCTCTACCTATTCGTCGCGAGATCTTAAGCAACCTTAAGATTCTTGGTTTTGTTGAAGACGTAGCAGGCAATGAAGCCGCTCGTTTTGGTGCTGAAGGTATCATCGCTAAATCAGAGATGTTAGGCGCAGTAGCAATGGTTATTCCAACCAATGAAGAATTCGTTATTGCTCAACAGTCTGTAGAACTTCTGTAA
- a CDS encoding DEAD/DEAH box helicase gives MESVSDWISIGIDRAPGTFCLLIYSGIPMSESVIQFNELALNDNILSALDSMGFVSPTPIQAAAIPLLLEGRDALGKAQTGTGKTAAFSLPLLNKINLNQHKPQAIIMAPTRELAIQVAAEIKNLGRDINGLKVLEIYGGASIVDQMRALSRGAHIVVGTPGRVKDLLTRDRLHLDEAHTFVLDEADEMLKMGFVDDVTWILEQAPETAQRVLFSATMPPMVKTIVDRYLRNPARVDVAGTNHTVDKVAQNYWVVKGVEKDEAMSRLLETEETDASIVFVRTRQDTERLADWLSARGFKAAALHGDIPQSLRERTVDHIKQGVIDILVATDVVARGLDVPRITHVFNYDIPFDVESYIHRIGRTGRAGRKGKAILLVRTNQIRMLRTIERVTKSQMEEIQLPKRDEVAAARVAKLGAELETEKESKALENFAGLISTLQESLEVDAATLAAMLLKRQQGKSPLFYVGEDPMIAAIERDKNRRKERREDRDNGRDGGGRNFNTQDWDTYQLQVGREQGVQVKDIVGALANELGLTKGSIGAIKLDQGSTYVQLPKAMNSETAGKLSKLRIRQKEAGAVVVDFNDFREPRRGGGGRDGNRGGRDGGRGGRDGGGYRGNREGGNREGGNREGGNGGRGGYRGNRDGARDGNSAGGRDGERRFDRNRGGDHRGNHRGERGHGNAAAGNGGNRGRRPERSEG, from the coding sequence ATGGAATCAGTATCTGATTGGATCAGTATTGGAATTGATAGAGCTCCCGGGACCTTTTGTTTACTTATATATAGTGGGATCCCAATGTCCGAATCTGTAATTCAATTTAATGAATTAGCCCTTAACGATAACATTCTTTCAGCTCTTGATAGCATGGGTTTCGTTTCTCCGACTCCAATCCAAGCAGCAGCTATTCCTCTTCTTCTTGAAGGCCGTGACGCACTAGGTAAAGCACAGACTGGTACTGGTAAAACAGCAGCATTCTCTCTGCCTTTACTTAACAAAATCAACCTGAACCAACACAAACCACAAGCAATCATCATGGCTCCTACTCGTGAGCTAGCGATTCAAGTTGCTGCGGAAATCAAAAACTTAGGTCGTGACATCAACGGTCTTAAAGTTCTTGAAATCTACGGTGGTGCTTCAATTGTTGACCAAATGCGTGCTCTAAGCCGCGGTGCTCACATTGTTGTTGGTACTCCAGGTCGTGTTAAAGACTTACTAACTCGTGACCGTCTACACCTAGATGAAGCACATACATTTGTTCTTGATGAAGCAGATGAAATGCTGAAAATGGGCTTTGTAGATGACGTTACTTGGATTCTTGAGCAAGCTCCAGAAACTGCACAACGCGTACTTTTCTCTGCAACTATGCCTCCAATGGTTAAGACTATTGTTGACCGTTACCTACGTAACCCGGCTAGAGTTGACGTTGCTGGTACTAACCACACAGTTGACAAAGTAGCGCAGAATTACTGGGTAGTTAAAGGCGTAGAGAAAGACGAAGCAATGTCTCGTCTTCTTGAAACTGAAGAAACTGACGCGTCAATCGTATTCGTACGTACTCGTCAAGACACTGAGCGTCTAGCTGACTGGCTATCTGCACGTGGCTTCAAAGCTGCTGCACTGCACGGTGATATTCCTCAGTCTCTACGTGAGCGCACTGTTGATCACATCAAACAAGGTGTTATCGATATCCTAGTTGCAACTGACGTTGTAGCACGTGGTCTTGATGTTCCTCGTATTACTCACGTATTCAACTACGACATCCCATTCGATGTTGAATCTTACATCCACCGTATTGGTCGTACTGGCCGTGCTGGACGTAAAGGTAAAGCGATCCTACTAGTTCGCACTAACCAAATCCGTATGCTTCGCACTATCGAGCGTGTAACTAAGTCTCAAATGGAAGAAATCCAACTTCCAAAACGTGACGAAGTTGCTGCTGCACGTGTTGCTAAGCTTGGTGCTGAGCTTGAAACTGAGAAAGAGAGCAAAGCTCTAGAAAACTTCGCAGGTTTAATCTCTACACTACAAGAATCTCTAGAAGTTGATGCTGCTACTCTAGCTGCAATGCTTCTTAAGCGTCAGCAAGGTAAGAGCCCACTATTCTACGTTGGCGAAGACCCAATGATCGCAGCTATTGAGCGTGATAAGAACCGTCGCAAAGAGCGTCGTGAAGATCGTGACAATGGTCGTGACGGTGGTGGTCGTAACTTCAATACTCAAGATTGGGATACGTACCAACTACAAGTTGGCCGTGAGCAAGGCGTTCAGGTTAAAGACATCGTTGGCGCACTAGCAAACGAACTAGGCCTAACTAAAGGTTCTATCGGTGCTATCAAGCTAGACCAAGGTTCTACTTACGTTCAACTGCCAAAAGCAATGAACTCTGAAACTGCTGGTAAGCTAAGCAAACTTCGCATTCGTCAAAAAGAAGCTGGCGCTGTAGTTGTTGATTTCAACGACTTCCGTGAGCCTCGTCGTGGCGGCGGTGGTCGTGATGGCAACCGTGGCGGTCGTGATGGCGGTCGTGGCGGTCGTGATGGTGGCGGCTACCGTGGTAACCGTGAAGGCGGTAATCGCGAAGGTGGTAACCGTGAAGGTGGCAATGGCGGTCGTGGTGGCTACCGTGGCAACCGTGACGGCGCACGTGATGGTAACTCTGCTGGTGGTCGTGATGGCGAGCGTCGCTTCGACCGTAACCGTGGTGGCGATCACCGTGGTAACCACCGTGGCGAACGTGGCCATGGCAACGCAGCAGCTGGCAATGGCGGCAACCGCGGTCGTCGTCCAGAGCGCAGCGAAGGTTAA